Part of the Archangium lipolyticum genome, CATCCAACAGCACGCTCCCGGACGTGGGCGTGTCCAGCCCGGCCATCAGCGACAGCAGCGTGCTCTTTCCCGAGCCGGAGGCCCCGACGATGGCCACGGTGTCGCCATGGGAGATGGAGAAGCCCACCCCCTCGAGGATGGTGAGCGCTCCGGACGGCAGCGGCACCCGTTTGCCCAGTTCCGACACCTGCAGGGCCAACCGCTTGGGGTCGGGCTGGACTTGGGTGTGCATCGCGATGTCGTGGGGCATATTGGTGTCTTCGTCTGGGGAGTGTCTGCTCGTGGAGCAGGCTTGTAACGGCGAGCCGGAGGAGTCGCAGCGAATGAGTCAACGATACATGAGGGAGCGCACCTGGGCCCGCGGTGTGCTCGGCTGCCTGGTGCTGACACTGGCGGTGTCGCTGCCCGCTCTGGCGGAGCCGGCCGCGAAGGCCGCGCCCGTGCGGACGGTGCTGGTGATGGGGGACTCGCTGTCCGCCGCCTATGGCATCGCGCCGGAGGAAGGCTGGGTGGCGCTGACGGCCGAGCGCATGGCCAGGCAGGCGCCTGGGTGGCGGGTGGTGAATGCCAGCGTGAGTGGTGAGACCACCGCGGGGGGCGCCTCGCGGATGGGAGGAGAGCTCGCGCGCAACCGGCCGGAGGTGGTGATCATCGCCCTGGGAGGCAACGACGGCCTGCGGGGCCTGCCGCTCAAGCAGACCCGGGCCAACCTGGAGAAGATGGTGAGCGCGGCCAAATCCTCCGGGGCGCGGGTGCTGCTGGTGGGCATGCGCATGCCGCCCAACCTGGGGAAGGCCTACACGGAGGGCTTCACGGCGAACTACCGCGCGGTGGCCGAGGCGCACCAGGTGGCCCTGCTCCCGTTCCTGCTGGAGCCCATCGCGCTGGACCGCGACGCCTTCCAGGCCGACAACATCCACCCCATCGCCGCCGTGCAGCCCAAGCTGCGCGATCACGTCTGGCCCGCGCTGGCTCCGCTGCTGAAGTAAGCAGGAGGGCGGGGGGTGTTCCGGCACCTGGATGCGTAGAATGTGCGGGATGAGTGCCTCGTCCGACACCTCCACCCCTTCCTCCTCGTCCCAGGCCCGCCCGCGCCGACGCTGGCCGCGCCGCCTGCTGTGGACGGGCCTCGGTCTCGCTGTCTTGTGTGTCGTCGGCTCGGTGTACCAGGCCGTGTCCGCGGCGGCGGATGCGCGCGACTTCCCCCCGCCGGGACGGATGGTGGACGTGGGCGGCTACCGCCTGCACCTGAACTGCACGGGGGAGGGGAGCCCCACCGTGGTGTTGGAGGCGGGCGCCAACGCCATGTCCTCGGGCTGGGCCTGGGTGCAGCCGGAGGTGGCGAAGTCCACGCGCGTCTGCTCGTACGATCGGGCGGGGACCGCCTGGAGCGAGCTGGCTCCGGGGCCTCGCGACGCGGCGCACGTCGCCGAGCAGCTCCACACGCTGCTCGCGAACGCGGGTGAGCGGGGTCCCTTCGTCCTGGTGGGGCACTCGATGGGCGGGCTCTTCGTGCGCGTCTACGCGGACCGTCATCCGGGAGAGGTCGCCGGCATGGTGCTGCTGGATGCCTCGCACCCGGACCAGCTGCAGCGGCTGCCGGAGTCCGCCCGGAAGCAGTTCGAGTTGGGCATGAAGGTGATGGACCTCGCGCCCGCGCTCATCCACGTGGGCCTGGTGCGCGCCACGGGCCTCTTCGCCGCGATCGGGCGGGGGCTGCCCGAGCGGGCCTTCGCGGAGGTGGAGGCCTTCTCCGCCACGACCCGGAACCTGGAGGCCGCCTCCGCCGAGATGCGGGCCTGGGACGACTCCACGGCCCAGGTGCGTGCCACGCGGGGACTCGGTGAGCGGCCCCTGCTGGTGGTGAGCGCGGGGTCGGCCGCGGGGGCGGAGGAGATCGTTCCGGTGTTCCAGGCCCTGCACCGCGAGCTGGTCTCGCTCTCCTCCCGTGGCGAGTACCGCCTCATCCCCGAGGCCAACCACCTCTCGTTGCTCACGGAGGAGGCACATGCCCGCCAGACGAGCGCCGCCATCCTCGAGGTGGTGGGCAAGGTGCGCACCCCGCCGGTGGCCGGAGAGGCCTCGCCCTAGCCGCTCTTCGGTTGCGCCTTCGCCGCTGCTCCGCCAGTCGTCGTGGTGTCATGGCAGGAGCACGACGGAGGGCCGGCCCCCTCCGATCTCCTCGACCCGCAGGACGAGCTCACGGATGTCGGGAACGGAGTGTGTGACGGTCAGCTCGACCACGGGATCTCTCGGTTTGCGCTTCTTGTCCCAGGCGGCGAAGGGATAGGCGCCAAGCGGAAGGAAGGTGTCCGGGCCACGAGGCTGGGGCTTCATGATGGTGGCGCCGCTGTTGATGGGGGACAGCAGCACGCGGGCCTCGTGGCGAGCCAGCAGCCGCGCTGTGTCCACGGTCAGCACCGTCTGCCGCTTGCCGCGATAGGCCCGCGCGTCGAGGAGGGTCGTGAGCCGCTCCTCGCTGACCCAGAAGAACACCCTGGCATTGAGGAGCCGGTACCACGCCGTTGGCGACAAGCCACCGCGCAGACTCTGTTCGAGCCCCTTGTCGCTCATGGGCTTCTGGTCCCGCACGATGGCCGAGCCATGAACGGGATGATGGAGGGTGATGGACTCCGGCCGGTGCCGGGCCTCCAGCGCCTCGCGCTCGGGCCCGCCCACCTCGAAGAGGTCCAGGAGCGCGGAGGTGCTCAGCAGGCCATGACGCTGGATGCTCGGCCAGCTGCCCGCCTCGGCCATGTGGAAGAGGCGGGGAAAGCGCCGGGCGAACTCCTGGGCACTGACTCCGGTCACCACACCCTCCTGTCGAGGATGCTCCGGGAGTGGAAGCGCGTGGAGACGAGCGAGACGGGGGCACCGGTGACGCGCTCGATGCCCTCGATGAGACGCAGGGCCTCGCCGGTCAACTGGTCGAAGCGCCGCGCGTCCCGGTTCTTCGCGGAGAGATAGTCCACGAAGGTGAGCGCCACGTCCGTGGGCGCGTTGAGCGAGGCGGCCTTGCGCAGCAGCACCCAGTCGAACTCGGAGACACGGCGCTGGCGATGCGTGGTGGAGGTGCACTCGTTGCTCTTGAGCTCCTCTACGCCGAGCCCCGAGCGCCGGGAGATCTCCTCCCAGGACAGCTCGTTCACCATGGGACCCGAGGTGCCCTCCTCGGGGTTCTGCACACGGATGGGATAGGCGCGGCAGACCATGAGCGTCTTGCGCACCCGGGCCGGAGCGATGCCCGCCTCGGCGAGGCACCCGCTGGTGGTCGTGTCACGTGAAGTGACGTGTGGATAGTGGCCGTGGTGGAGGCTCAACCCCGTCCCCTGGGTGCCCTCGAGCAGGACGCGCTGACCCTGGGCGAAGGCGTCATCGAGGATCTCGTGGGTGGGACGGAGGTACCGCCGCAGTTCCTCCACGTCCTTGGCGAGCCGCACCCGGGGCTCGGCCGCGGTGCGGAGCACCTTCCGGGCCGTGGCGGCACCCACCCCTTGCGCCGTCGAGCCGATGTGACTCCTCAAGGTGCGGGTCTCCCATTCGATGTCCTCGGGCTCGATGAGAACGGACTGCGGGTCGATGAAGAGCCGGGCCTCGTCCATGCGGCACTCGGAGAGCTCCCGCAGCAGCGTCTTCAACGAGAGCACCGTCCCGGGGCCGAGGATGACCTTCGAGTCCGGGGAGGCGCGCGTGCCGGAGGGCAGGAGGTGGAAGGTATAGGGCTCGGGCTCCTCGTAGACGCAATGCCCGGCGTTGGGTCCACCCACCCGGAGCAGGAAGTCGTACTCCCGTGCGAGGTAGGAGGCGATGTGGCCCTTGCCCTCGCTGCCATACTGGCCGCCGACGAGCACATCCACGAGGGGCTCCATCCCGCGCCCGAACAATCCGAGGTGACTGGCCACGAGGACGAGCACGGCATCCGGTGGCGTCCGCCAGGT contains:
- a CDS encoding DUF7002 family protein, translating into MTGVSAQEFARRFPRLFHMAEAGSWPSIQRHGLLSTSALLDLFEVGGPEREALEARHRPESITLHHPVHGSAIVRDQKPMSDKGLEQSLRGGLSPTAWYRLLNARVFFWVSEERLTTLLDARAYRGKRQTVLTVDTARLLARHEARVLLSPINSGATIMKPQPRGPDTFLPLGAYPFAAWDKKRKPRDPVVELTVTHSVPDIRELVLRVEEIGGGRPSVVLLP
- a CDS encoding arylesterase, with translation MSQRYMRERTWARGVLGCLVLTLAVSLPALAEPAAKAAPVRTVLVMGDSLSAAYGIAPEEGWVALTAERMARQAPGWRVVNASVSGETTAGGASRMGGELARNRPEVVIIALGGNDGLRGLPLKQTRANLEKMVSAAKSSGARVLLVGMRMPPNLGKAYTEGFTANYRAVAEAHQVALLPFLLEPIALDRDAFQADNIHPIAAVQPKLRDHVWPALAPLLK
- a CDS encoding alpha/beta hydrolase; this translates as MSASSDTSTPSSSSQARPRRRWPRRLLWTGLGLAVLCVVGSVYQAVSAAADARDFPPPGRMVDVGGYRLHLNCTGEGSPTVVLEAGANAMSSGWAWVQPEVAKSTRVCSYDRAGTAWSELAPGPRDAAHVAEQLHTLLANAGERGPFVLVGHSMGGLFVRVYADRHPGEVAGMVLLDASHPDQLQRLPESARKQFELGMKVMDLAPALIHVGLVRATGLFAAIGRGLPERAFAEVEAFSATTRNLEAASAEMRAWDDSTAQVRATRGLGERPLLVVSAGSAAGAEEIVPVFQALHRELVSLSSRGEYRLIPEANHLSLLTEEAHARQTSAAILEVVGKVRTPPVAGEASP
- a CDS encoding adenylosuccinate synthetase, giving the protein MRETLVVISGPIGAGKSTLAQGLERRHGALRFSSGQLLRHQLGGDGGRLELQAAGEALDRETGGRWVAESLMDVLKARAQPPPLVVVDSIRIPLQLEALRQRLGSRMVHVHLTAPAEALEARFGQRSSRTDEGVSFEQARANRTESAVHRLADTADLVIDTWRTPPDAVLVLVASHLGLFGRGMEPLVDVLVGGQYGSEGKGHIASYLAREYDFLLRVGGPNAGHCVYEEPEPYTFHLLPSGTRASPDSKVILGPGTVLSLKTLLRELSECRMDEARLFIDPQSVLIEPEDIEWETRTLRSHIGSTAQGVGAATARKVLRTAAEPRVRLAKDVEELRRYLRPTHEILDDAFAQGQRVLLEGTQGTGLSLHHGHYPHVTSRDTTTSGCLAEAGIAPARVRKTLMVCRAYPIRVQNPEEGTSGPMVNELSWEEISRRSGLGVEELKSNECTSTTHRQRRVSEFDWVLLRKAASLNAPTDVALTFVDYLSAKNRDARRFDQLTGEALRLIEGIERVTGAPVSLVSTRFHSRSILDRRVW